A stretch of Helicobacter pylori DNA encodes these proteins:
- a CDS encoding outer membrane protein, whose translation MKKIFSQSLLALIVSMNALLAMDGNGVFLGAGYLQGQAQMHADINSQKQATNATIKGFDALLGYQFFFGKYFGLRAYGFFDYAHANSIRLKNPNYNNEVAQLAGQILGKQEINRLTSLADPKIFEPNMLTYGGAMDVMVNVINNGIMSLGAFGGVQLAGNSWLMATPSFEGILVEQALVSKKATSFQFLFNVGARLRILKHSSIEAGVKFPMLKKNPYITAKNLDIGFRRVYSWYVNYVFTF comes from the coding sequence ATGAAAAAAATTTTTTCTCAATCTTTGTTAGCTTTGATTGTTTCTATGAACGCGCTATTAGCCATGGATGGCAATGGCGTTTTTTTAGGGGCGGGTTATTTGCAAGGACAAGCCCAAATGCATGCGGATATTAATTCTCAAAAACAAGCCACTAACGCTACGATCAAGGGCTTTGACGCGCTTTTAGGGTATCAGTTTTTCTTTGGGAAATACTTTGGCTTGCGCGCTTATGGGTTTTTTGATTACGCCCACGCTAATTCTATTAGGCTTAAAAATCCTAATTATAACAACGAAGTGGCACAATTGGCGGGTCAAATTCTTGGGAAACAAGAAATCAATCGTTTAACGAGCCTCGCCGATCCCAAAATTTTTGAGCCAAACATGCTCACTTATGGGGGGGCTATGGATGTGATGGTTAATGTCATTAATAATGGCATCATGAGTTTGGGGGCTTTTGGTGGGGTGCAATTGGCCGGCAATTCATGGCTTATGGCGACACCGAGTTTTGAGGGCATTTTAGTGGAACAAGCCCTTGTGAGCAAAAAAGCCACTTCTTTCCAATTTTTATTCAATGTGGGGGCTCGCTTAAGGATCTTAAAGCATTCCAGTATTGAAGCGGGCGTGAAATTCCCCATGCTAAAGAAAAACCCCTATATCACTGCAAAAAATTTGGATATAGGGTTTAGGCGCGTGTATTCGTGGTATGTGAATTATGTGTTCACTTTCTAG
- a CDS encoding NAD(+)/NADH kinase — translation MKDSHQTIGVFVRPTHYQNPLFEELERAKEWVLKLLEDEGFGSFMIDSLDGAQDERLVEKADAFLCLGGDGTILGALRMTHSYNKPCFGVRIGNLGFLSAVELNGLKDFLQDLKHNRIKLEEHLALEGRIGKTSFYAINEIVIAKKKALGVLDIKACAGHTPFNTYKGDGLIIATPLGSTAYNLSAHGPIVHALSQSYILTPLCDFSLTQRPLVLGAEFCLNFCAHEDALVVIDGQATYNLKANQPLYIQKSPTTTKLLQKNSRDYFKVLKEKLLWGESPSKKR, via the coding sequence ATGAAAGATTCACATCAAACTATCGGCGTGTTTGTGCGGCCCACCCATTATCAAAACCCTCTTTTTGAAGAGCTAGAGCGAGCTAAAGAATGGGTTTTAAAGCTTTTAGAAGATGAAGGGTTTGGAAGCTTTATGATTGATAGCCTTGATGGAGCACAAGATGAACGATTGGTAGAAAAAGCTGATGCGTTTTTATGTTTAGGGGGCGATGGCACGATTTTAGGGGCTTTAAGAATGACGCATTCTTACAATAAGCCATGTTTTGGGGTTAGGATTGGGAATTTAGGGTTTTTGAGCGCGGTTGAATTGAATGGTTTGAAAGATTTCTTACAAGATCTCAAGCACAACAGGATCAAATTAGAAGAGCATTTGGCTTTAGAGGGCCGTATTGGAAAAACCTCTTTTTATGCGATCAATGAAATCGTGATCGCTAAAAAAAAAGCTTTAGGGGTTTTAGACATCAAAGCATGCGCGGGCCATACGCCCTTTAACACCTATAAAGGCGATGGGCTTATCATTGCCACGCCCTTAGGCTCGACCGCTTATAATTTGAGCGCTCATGGGCCTATTGTGCATGCCTTAAGCCAGAGCTATATTTTAACGCCCTTGTGCGATTTTTCTTTAACGCAACGCCCTTTAGTGTTAGGAGCGGAATTTTGTTTGAATTTTTGCGCTCATGAAGACGCTCTTGTGGTCATTGATGGGCAAGCCACCTATAATTTGAAAGCCAACCAACCCCTATACATTCAAAAAAGCCCCACGACTACCAAACTCTTACAAAAAAATTCAAGGGATTATTTTAAAGTGCTTAAAGAAAAGCTCTTATGGGGGGAAAGCCCTAGCAAAAAAAGATAA
- a CDS encoding alanine dehydrogenase: MTIGLVKESMDLESRVALVPDDVALIVQKGVGVLVENNAGANSGYSNEAYESVGAKIVDSKTAWGQDLVVKCKEPLEHEYPLLKEKATLFSYLDLAYQKSLCEMFIDKKITSICTETIAGPKNDYPILAPMSVVAGRLAAHLIQHYLLALEHVKGFMGKGVMLGGLSGAQRAKIVVVGGGVVGMESAKVLSQMGAKVTILELDYAKLQNHPYYHLYDLEVLSVNEANIIQALSGAVGLVGAVLVTASQTPKVILRRHLKHMQKQGVVIDVACDLGGCIETIRQTSHSNPVYVEEDLLHYGVPNMPGIVAKTSSTAYSHASVPYLLYYLEHGLKGFLTANTKIVANTLGGLSAYNSYITQEGIAKTFNLAFKSPLEVLKEL, encoded by the coding sequence TGCCTGATGATGTGGCGCTAATCGTTCAAAAGGGCGTGGGGGTTTTAGTGGAAAATAATGCCGGTGCTAATAGCGGTTATAGTAACGAAGCGTATGAGAGCGTGGGGGCTAAAATCGTGGATTCTAAAACAGCGTGGGGGCAGGATTTGGTGGTCAAATGCAAAGAGCCTTTAGAGCATGAATACCCTTTGCTCAAAGAAAAAGCGACGCTGTTTAGTTACTTGGATTTAGCGTATCAAAAAAGCTTGTGCGAAATGTTTATAGATAAAAAAATCACTTCCATTTGCACTGAAACCATTGCTGGGCCTAAAAACGACTACCCTATTTTAGCGCCTATGAGCGTGGTGGCTGGGAGGTTGGCTGCGCATTTGATCCAGCATTATTTGCTGGCTTTAGAGCATGTTAAGGGCTTTATGGGTAAGGGGGTCATGCTTGGGGGGTTATCGGGTGCGCAAAGGGCTAAAATCGTCGTAGTTGGGGGCGGTGTGGTTGGCATGGAGAGCGCGAAGGTGTTGAGCCAAATGGGGGCTAAAGTAACGATTTTAGAATTAGACTACGCCAAATTGCAAAACCACCCCTATTACCATTTGTATGATTTAGAAGTTTTAAGCGTGAATGAAGCCAATATCATTCAGGCTTTAAGTGGGGCGGTGGGGCTAGTGGGAGCGGTGCTAGTTACAGCGAGCCAAACCCCTAAAGTGATCTTAAGGAGGCATTTAAAACACATGCAAAAACAAGGGGTAGTGATAGACGTGGCTTGCGATTTAGGGGGGTGCATAGAGACCATACGCCAGACAAGCCATTCTAACCCGGTGTATGTGGAAGAGGATTTGTTGCATTATGGCGTGCCGAACATGCCAGGGATTGTCGCTAAAACGAGTTCTACGGCTTATAGCCATGCGAGCGTGCCGTATTTGTTGTATTATTTAGAGCATGGCTTGAAGGGTTTTTTAACAGCCAACACTAAGATCGTGGCGAACACCCTTGGAGGCTTGAGCGCTTATAACAGCTATATCACCCAAGAAGGCATCGCTAAAACCTTCAATCTAGCGTTCAAATCGCCTTTAGAGGTTTTAAAGGAGCTTTGA
- a CDS encoding DUF262 domain-containing protein — MANESIKGEACQLKGILATEFDCYYQIPIYQRPYQWTEENCKKLLDDLLSSYEYYKESGYFCGSLVLIAIGTDSETNATTYDVVDGQQRLSTFILLAKVLATLYNNEVLNNKTSKDFLEKSLGDTDGEKRKRLTFNTIGLNAKDDFQDALDFFDDLDASKGKNSKSNDPSKGKNNYLKNAICLKNYLKEKEIENINAFIKWLYLKVTFIKTTCPNISMALRIFSVLNARGLALNATDIFKGELLKHAKEHEREEFVSRWNDLSQKCSDNDLKIETLFSWYLTYLNPVTSREKMEKRLVTWFNKLNKTPLEYLKGVEDFYNAYCEILEMQDRHAHLLSYKDDDYLYVILCTSLLHRYSDQDIEALKELLVKFYYQDWVAGQTKSTRSQTCCNIIDALKEKKSVRYIASIVVKKYLDDKNITQRFKENLQDNNLYTKFYFAGKSVKKNSWLKPVLILVEYFVSDDPKPKRIQMDKNLHVEHILSQQPGPSSQWVKDFSEEERGLYTHSLANLTLLGGTKNAQASNLDFKEKKEIYMGNAVKLGKDKRGREQTFKVMTCYKMTIDVAQYTEWTPTSLEKRKEELIKRIESVLAL; from the coding sequence ATGGCAAACGAAAGCATTAAAGGCGAAGCTTGTCAATTAAAAGGTATTTTAGCTACAGAATTTGATTGTTATTACCAAATCCCTATCTACCAACGCCCTTATCAATGGACAGAAGAAAACTGCAAAAAGCTTTTAGACGATTTGCTTTCTAGCTATGAATACTATAAAGAAAGCGGTTATTTTTGCGGCTCATTAGTTTTAATCGCAATTGGCACAGATTCCGAAACCAACGCTACAACCTATGATGTTGTAGATGGCCAGCAACGCTTAAGCACTTTCATTCTGCTGGCAAAAGTTTTAGCCACTCTCTATAATAATGAAGTTTTAAACAATAAAACTAGCAAAGATTTTTTAGAAAAGAGTTTGGGCGATACTGATGGAGAAAAAAGAAAGCGGTTGACTTTTAATACTATAGGGCTTAACGCTAAAGATGATTTTCAAGATGCCTTAGATTTTTTTGACGATCTTGATGCAAGCAAGGGTAAAAATAGCAAGAGCAACGACCCAAGCAAAGGTAAGAACAACTACTTAAAAAATGCGATTTGTTTAAAAAACTATCTTAAAGAGAAAGAGATTGAAAACATTAACGCTTTTATTAAGTGGCTGTATCTTAAGGTCACATTTATCAAAACCACTTGCCCCAATATAAGTATGGCGTTAAGGATTTTTAGTGTTTTAAACGCTAGAGGTTTGGCTTTGAATGCGACGGATATTTTTAAGGGAGAATTGTTAAAACACGCTAAAGAGCATGAGCGAGAAGAATTTGTGTCTCGTTGGAATGATTTAAGCCAAAAATGTTCAGATAATGATTTAAAAATAGAAACCTTATTCAGCTGGTATTTAACCTATCTCAATCCGGTAACTTCTAGAGAAAAAATGGAAAAAAGGCTCGTTACTTGGTTTAATAAGCTTAACAAAACCCCATTAGAATACCTTAAGGGCGTAGAAGATTTCTATAACGCTTATTGCGAGATATTAGAAATGCAAGATCGGCATGCCCATTTGCTCTCGTATAAAGACGATGATTATTTGTATGTTATTTTGTGCACTAGTTTGTTACACCGCTATAGCGATCAAGACATAGAGGCTTTAAAGGAATTGTTGGTCAAGTTTTACTACCAAGATTGGGTTGCAGGGCAGACAAAATCCACACGCAGCCAAACTTGTTGCAATATCATTGATGCCTTGAAAGAAAAGAAAAGCGTAAGATACATCGCTTCTATTGTTGTAAAAAAATATTTAGATGATAAAAATATCACGCAACGCTTTAAAGAAAACCTACAAGACAACAACTTATACACGAAATTCTACTTCGCTGGTAAATCCGTCAAAAAAAATTCATGGCTCAAACCCGTTCTCATTTTAGTGGAATATTTCGTGAGCGACGATCCTAAACCTAAACGCATTCAAATGGATAAAAATTTGCATGTTGAACACATTTTATCTCAACAACCTGGTCCTTCAAGCCAGTGGGTTAAAGACTTTAGCGAAGAAGAAAGAGGATTATACACGCATTCTTTAGCCAATCTCACGCTTTTAGGAGGCACGAAAAACGCTCAAGCTTCAAATTTGGATTTCAAAGAGAAAAAAGAAATCTATATGGGAAACGCTGTCAAGCTAGGTAAGGACAAGCGAGGTAGGGAACAAACTTTTAAGGTGATGACTTGCTATAAGATGACCATAGATGTTGCACAATACACAGAATGGACGCCCACAAGCTTAGAAAAAAGAAAAGAAGAGTTGATTAAACGTATTGAGAGCGTTCTAGCACTCTAG